In Thalassospira sp. ER-Se-21-Dark, one genomic interval encodes:
- a CDS encoding glycerophosphodiester phosphodiesterase family protein — MIDIPHIVAHRGASIEAPENTIAAFRVAGARGAKWIECDVTLSADDKCVLIHDDTLERTTNGTGPIHHSDFDALRNLDAGGWFSDIYRGERIPSLKDTLETLYFMDMGANLEIKPSGCDPVRLCEEVIKELRTSKTVPPILISSFDDTAVAHMRKHMPDLPCGWLLETLPKNWKTEYARLGASAIHIDHKALTPVSAAEIVDAGVPLVCYTINDVERAKELFSWGVTSVITDDPAKLLMAIPRRPFAAHR; from the coding sequence GTGATCGATATCCCGCACATTGTCGCCCATCGCGGCGCTTCAATTGAAGCCCCGGAAAACACCATTGCCGCATTCCGGGTTGCCGGCGCACGCGGTGCCAAATGGATTGAGTGTGATGTCACGCTAAGTGCGGATGACAAATGCGTGCTTATCCATGACGACACGCTTGAACGGACCACCAACGGTACCGGCCCCATCCATCACAGCGATTTCGACGCCTTACGCAACCTCGATGCCGGGGGATGGTTTTCAGACATATATAGGGGCGAACGAATCCCCAGCCTGAAAGATACGCTCGAAACCCTGTATTTCATGGATATGGGAGCCAACCTTGAAATCAAGCCATCTGGCTGCGATCCGGTGCGCCTGTGCGAGGAAGTCATCAAGGAACTCCGTACATCGAAGACCGTGCCGCCAATTCTGATTTCAAGTTTTGATGACACCGCGGTTGCCCATATGCGCAAACATATGCCAGACCTGCCATGCGGCTGGTTGCTGGAAACCCTGCCGAAAAACTGGAAGACCGAGTATGCGCGTCTTGGCGCATCGGCCATTCATATCGACCACAAGGCACTGACACCGGTGAGTGCTGCCGAGATTGTCGATGCTGGTGTCCCGCTGGTTTGCTATACCATCAATGATGTCGAACGCGCCAAGGAGCTGTTCTCCTGGGGTGTAACATCGGTGATTACCGATGATCCGGCCAAATTGCTGATGGCGATTCCCCGCCGACCGTTCGCCGCCCACAGATAG